The proteins below come from a single Aspergillus oryzae RIB40 DNA, chromosome 5 genomic window:
- a CDS encoding DUF2985 domain-containing protein (predicted protein) yields MNRFSRNRVSASGAAPSSGADTTDNEYHPHVVDVLDVIDPEVSALSTLTNVQNSLFVPNLGPLINRNQTYALSPPRESSESTGEETTETEEGEETFEKSPEGRPSLERPLTSLSAVLGKQDPQFAVLPEGSNLEGWTARDIEELNDHVRHMLHSRRSKFKRAMKGFGKYVSKPAALDRLLTVGPVALGFLITLYATLITLFGLAWVLFLIGWINVGGRQLYIINVIDNVLVALFAIMGDGLAPFRAIDTYHMCFIAHYTFQTWKVRRKRQLPDLKDKNDLPTRREIDVDVEFGDTPKDEEYEFTVLNRLQQQKLVHHQTKLSKSHTFYKPHETLTHHAFPLRMLIAIVVLLDCHSLLQIALGACTWGISYHHRPFALTTVILCCSITCNITGGVLIMVGDRRTRKKDVVERLFREQLTKEAMKKVCKKKQKRQQKIEEEDEPRLSVSTRPQPYDGT; encoded by the exons ATGAACCGGTTCTCGCGGAATCGTGTATCTGCGAGCGGGGCTGCTCCTTCATCAGGGGCTGACACCACGGACAATGAATATCATCCCCACGTGGTGGATGTCTTAGATGTTATCG ATCCGGAAGTTTCAGCACTATCGACACTAACAAACGTCCAAAATTCCTTGTTCGTGCCCAATCTGGGCCCGTTAATCAATCGCAACCAGACCTATGCACTTTCACCGCCGAGAGAGTCCTCGGAGTCGACTGGGGAGGAAACGACGGAAACagaagagggcgaggaaaCATTCGAGAAATCTCCCGAAGGCCGTCCATCACTAGAGCGACCTCTAACAAGTCTATCGGCAGTTTTGGGGAAACAAGATCCACAGTTTGCCGTGTTACCTGAAGGAAGCAATCTCGAGGGCTGGACTGCGAGAGACATAGAAGAACTGAACGATCATGTCAGGCACATGTTGCATTCTCGTCGTTCAAAGTTCAAACGGGCAATGAAGGGCTTTGGGAAATATGTTTCTAAAC CTGCAGCGCTGGACCGCTTACTGACCGTTGGCCCTGTAGCACTCGGGTTCCTCATTACCCTATACGCAACCCTCATTACTCTGTTCGGTCTTGCCTGGGTGCTGTTTCTGATTG GTTGGATTAACGTCGGTGGGCGGCAGTTGTACATCATCAACGTAATTGACAACGTTCTTGTCGCCTTGTTCGCCATTATGGGTGATGGGCTAGCACCGTTCCGTGCGATTGACACATACCACATGTGTTTCATTGCTCACTACACATTCCAAACATGGAAAGTTCGTCGAAAGCGTCAACTTCCAGATCtgaaagataaaaatgaCCTACCTACTCGTCGCGAGAtcgatgtcgacgtcgaaTTCGGGGATACACCTAAAGACGAGGAGTATGAATTTACTGTACTGAACCgtctgcagcagcaaaagTTGGTTCACCATCAAACCAAATTGTCCAAGTCCCACACCTTCTACAAACCTCACGAAACCCTGACTCACCATGCCTTCCCTCTTCGCATGCTCATCGCCATTGTTGTCCTGTTAGACTGTCACTCCTTGCTTCAAATCGCGCTCGGCGCCTGCACATGGGGCATCAGTTACCACCACCGCCCCTTCGCCCTAACTACTGTCATTCTTTGTTGTTCGATTACTTGCAATATCACCGGCGGCGTCCTCATCATGGTCGGTGACCGAAGGACACGGAAGAAGGATGTGGTGGAACGGCTGTTCCGTGAGCAACTCACTAAGGaagcgatgaagaaggtctgcaaaaagaaacagaaacgGCAACAaaaaattgaagaagaggacgaacCACGATTATCGGTTTCCACGCGTCCTCAACCCTATGACGGAACATAG
- a CDS encoding uncharacterized protein (predicted protein), whose amino-acid sequence MAEKRRASSDMYSDMPSKKAKVLNETQEWILDEDEIPATPSSPPSPSETNDSPADTDALSESSSTGPATPSPYTVEFFADMANTIANLFPCEAFAKAHDCTISDVSQAISAMVVAPLSDPSFTWHSDNEMSIAEYGQGMIRIWNEHYERKLRNADTTKSTIDLTTPTGSTSSSGVETPSEDGSELSASFDKELLGETSPEDEDEPPDSEAPGLPKKSCLSTQSQKVAGQPAKRVRWAPPLSPVVREEVYKDNYGNYVPVPTPEEVKEKERKKMREEMRASKGLLERPQTTYDAFDLEILSGFDDLSYVV is encoded by the coding sequence ATGGCTGAAAAGCGACGTGCCTCGTCGGATATGTACTCCGACATGCCctcaaagaaagcaaaggtcCTGAACGAGACCCAAGAATGGATTCTCGACGAGGACGAAATCCCTGCTActccctcttccccaccGTCTCCCAGCGAGACCAACGATAGTCCTGCCGACACGGACGCCCTATCTGAATCCTCTAGTACGGGCCCAGCTACACCGTCACCTTATACCGTTGAGTTCTTTGCGGATATGGCCAATACTATTGCGAATCTTTTTCCTTGTGAAGCATTTGCGAAAGCCCATGACTGCACAATCAGCGACGTTTCACAAGCGATCAGTGCCATGGTCGTTGCTCCCCTTTCCGATCCATCCTTCACCTGGCATAGTGATAATGAGATGTCGATCGCCGAATATGGACAAGGCATGATCCGTATCTGGAACGAGCATTACGAGCGCAAACTTCGAAACGCTGATACGACGAAGTCGACTATCGATCTCACAACCCCGACAGGCTCCACAAGTTCTTCGGGAGTTGAAACACCCTCCGAAGATGGGAGTGAGTTGTCAGCAAGCTTCGATAAAGAACTTCTTGGAGAAACGtcgccagaagatgaagatgaacccCCTGATAGCGAGGCACCGGGTCTACCAAAGAAGAGTTGTCTCAGCACACAGTCACAGAAAGTAGCGGGTCAACCGGCCAAGAGGGTGAGATGGGCCCCTCCGCTCTCGCCGGTCGTCCGCGAGGAGGTATACAAGGACAACTATGGCAACTATGTCCCGGTCCCGACACCAGAAGaggtcaaggagaaggagcgcAAAAAAATGCGAGAGGAAATGCGGGCGAGCAAGGGGCTACTTGAACGGCCCCAAACAACGTACGATGCATTCGACTTAGAGATTCTTTCAGGTTTTGACGACCTGTCATATGTGGTGTAG
- a CDS encoding uncharacterized protein (uncharacterized conserved protein, contains GRAM domain) gives MQSIGKLNRSKTSIDDALGSSGRSNGRSSSIDSTSDRPKSQAGEGTDSAKAGPSGFSKLLAARKKRKKKENQKATEELPTQFELEGEKDAQDRPDEPSEDRPPSAANNDGLNPQNDEVNLLTDDSEPERTPSLTAQKSHAGFYTTSSPLKKTTSTDANDTDSAQADVESAVSGPSATAHSESNADTELSRPTSQPSSTLGVPEDRGGKKRSVSPGRRWKGAFGSSQDKKDSNRDRSSSTQSEGKKGGGLFGNSRRSSTSSKKAPTIVAESPPPLPPLIRTDVKEEKPAQPSDHAAPSTPPRRTIPAPHTTVTPPTPRTEAAANLFSSPDVTESPDSLKGKDPLPPGVVVSPSGNMISHRRVRSASSVSHKPSKLSNSISALGPTIEEAKATSKTNLGTQQTGFFSSVFSAAQNAASTLSSSLNTQSKTRSPSQQVSTESENISTKDGESSQNETQESSKTERKKPLAIETLGTGDLDFSHLDIAVPPGGSVSTPDGVVITKPDIPSDKRKNTAVHQRDEEAARLEDRHAARAVTMAYEKPSEVSVVPPSDESLELQSTSSLPRDATGDHTSPSGSVLDGEISVRPSRSGSVRSRLTRRRHRGSSAATASTAAAAGASAMALGIPGGNSSVPRLTGFAVASKKRNRDFHQLFRSVPEDDYLIEDYSCALQREIILAGRIYVSEGHICFSSNILGWVTTLVISFDEIVAIEKESTAMVFPNAIAIQTLHARHTFRSLLSRESTYDLMVNIWKINHPTLKSSVNGTRVEQGTGDKTEKAGEESEGGSEDEDEIYDEDEDGDNADSFFEPGDASVNGSDKSLPLKGLSRQASGNLPVNGTAPATSNTNGDPRGGKSANENVDGDFPGPTTHGPTTYTDPAGQYDKVIKDEIIPAPLGKVYSYVFGPASTNFMPKFLVDNQKSGELQFDIESGGLTNESRTRQYSYIKPLNGSIGPKQTKCISTETLDFLDLEKAVLVTLSTQTPDVPSGNVFCTKTKYLFTWAANNQTRFLMTCTIEWSGKSWLKGPIEKGAIDGQGTFGSDLISALRAAVAPRARAASKVGGKGKGRRKRGDVANEEAAAAAAKAASDATKQQAQTWGPLEPIRGVLEPIAGILKPLWNGNLAVLVIGILLFLIFFRTPSQPSMLSHDIGCPGYSLPQRLAAYEEMWRREESELWSWLEDRVGMDGMVFPTVNRPGESRAHERARKIQSGRDFINKLDEDKMSVREMDHAIRTTREKLDTLEKILTNRKMQATAGEDTMHSEL, from the exons ATGCAGAGTATCGGCAAACTTAATCGCTCAAAAACCTCCATTGATGATGCATTAGGAAGCTCTGGCAGAAGCAATGGCCGATCGTCGTCGATCGACTCTACTTCCGACAGACCGAAGTCTCAAGCGGGCGAAGGAACTGATTCTGCAAAGGCTGGTCCCAGCGGATTCTCAAAGCTCCTTGCCGCTaggaagaagcggaagaagaaggaaaaccaaAAGGCGACGGAAGAGTTGCCGACACAATTCGAATTGGAAGGGGAGAAAGATGCACAAGATAGGCCAGATGAGCCTTCTGAAGACAGGCCTCCATCCGCAGCTAACAACGACGGCCTAAACCCCCAGAATGACGAAGTCAACTTGCTTACTGATGATTCTGAACCTGAGCG GACCCCTTCTCTCACTGCTCAAAAGTCCCATGCTGGTTTTTACACGACTTCCTCACCTTTAAAAAAGACAACATCTACGGACGCGAATGACACTGATAGTGCTCAAGCGGATGTAGAATCTGCTGTTAGTGGGCCAAGTGCCACTGCCCATTCTGAGTCCAACGCAGATACAGAGCTCTCGAGGCCCACTTCTCAACCAAGCTCGACATTGGGTGTCCCAGAAGATCGCGGtggcaagaaaagaagcgtTTCACCAGGGAGACGGTGGAAAGGCGCATTCGGCTCGAGCCAGGATAAAAAAGACTCCAATCGTGATCGGTCATCTTCTACCCAAAGTGAGGGCAAGAAAGGTGGAGGTCTATTCGGAAACAGTAGAAGAAGCAGCACATCATCGAAAAAAGCCCCGACCATTGTCGCCGAGTCTCCTCCGCCTCTGCCACCTCTAATTCGTACTGacgtcaaggaagagaaaccTGCGCAGCCGTCAGATCACGCTGCTCCAAGCACGCCTCCCCGCCGTACTATCCCAGCACCCCACACTACAGTGACCCCACCTACACCTCGAACCGAAGCTGCCGCTAATCTCTTCTCGTCTCCGGATGTCACTGAATCGCCTGACTCTCTGAAAGGGAAAGACCCGTTGCCGCCGGGAGTTGTCGTCAGCCCGTCAGGAAACATGATCTCGCACCGGCGTGTCCggtctgcttcttctgttAGCCACAAGCCCAGTAAGCTGTCTAACTCTATATCCGCCCTGGGCCCAACTATCGAAGAAGCGAAGGCGACCTCGAAGACCAACCTTGGCACCCAACAAACTGGATTTTTTTCCTCTGTCTTCAGTGCGGCACAAAATGCTGCCTCAACGCTTAGTAGCAGCCTCAATACTCAGTCAAAGACCCGCAGCCCCTCACAACAGGTGTCCACGGAGTCTGAGAACATCTCGACTAAGGACGGAGAAAGTAGCCAGAACGAAACGCAGGAATCTAGCAAAACCGAACGGAAAAAGCCACTGGCAATCGAGACACTAGGAACCGGGGATCTTGACTTCAGCCACTTGGATATTGCTGTGCCGCCGGGTGGATCCGTCTCAACACCCGACGGTGTTGTTATCACTAAGCCGGACATACCATCTGACAAGCGCAAAAACACCGCAGTTCATCAGCGAGATGAGGAGGCAGCAAGGCTTGAAGATCGACATGCTGCGCGTGCGGTCACCATGGCCTACGAAAAGCCGTCAGAGGTTTCGGTGGTCCCGCCATCAGATGAGAGCCTGGAACTACAATCCACAAGCTCACTTCCGAGAGACGCCACTGGTGACCACACCTCTCCAAGTGGCAGCGTACTAGATGGTGAAATCAGCGTTCGACCTTCTCGTAGTGGAAGTGTACGCAGCCGCCTGACTCGGCGGCGTCATCGAGGCTCGTCAGCAGCAACTGCATCAACTGCAGCTGCCGCTGGGGCTAGTGCGATGGCACTGGGGATTCCAGGGGGTAATTCAAGCGTGCCACGGCTGACTGGGTTTGCAGTTGCTAGTAAGAAGCGGAACAGGGACTTCCATCAACTGTTCCGCAGCGTCCCTGAAGATGATTATTTGATCGAGGATTATAGCTGTGCCTTGCAACGGGAGATCATCCTGGCCGGACGAATCTACGTATCGGAGGGTCATATTTGTTTTTCGAGCAATATCTTAGGCTGGGTGACTACCCTGGTCATTAGCTTTGACGAAATTGTCGCGATAGAGAAGGAGTCAACAGCGATGGTGTTCCCTAATGCAATTGCTATTCAAACTCTGCATGCTCGCCACACTTTCCGAAGTTTGCTCAGCCGAGAATCTACCTACGATTTGATGGTTAACATCTGGAAGATTAATCATCCCACTCTCAAGAGCTCAGTAAATGGCACCAGAGTCGAGCAAGGTACAGGAGACAAAACTGAGAAGGCaggagaggagagtgaggGCGGGagtgaagacgaagacgagaTTTATGATGAGGACGAAGACGGTGACAACGCTGACAGTTTCTTTGAGCCTGGCGATGCCAGCGTCAATGGAAGTGATAAGTCACTGCCACTTAAGGGTCTCAGCCGGCAAGCTTCTGGGAACCTTCCAGTCAATGGCACAGCCCCAGCAACATCGAACACTAATGGCGACCCTCGAGGTGGAAAATCAGCAAACGAAAACGTAGATGGAGATTTCCCTGGCCCTACTACCCATGGTCCTACGACATACACTGATCCTGCGGGCCAGTATGATAAAGTTATCAAAGATGAGATTATTCCTGCTCCACTGGGGAAGGTTTATTCTTATGTATTTGGACCGGCATCGACAAACTTTATGCCCAAGTTTCTTGTAGACAATCAAAAATCCGGCGAGCTCCAGTTTGATATTGAAAGCGGTGGTCTGACCAACGAAAGCAGGACGAGACAATACTCGTACATCAAACCACTTAATGGGTCCATCGGACCTAAACAAACCAAATGTATCAGTACTGAAACCCTGGACTTCTTAGacttggaaaaggcagtTCTCGTTACACTAAGTACTCAGACTCCAGACGTACCAAGTGGTAATGTTTTCTGCACCAAGACGAAGTACCTGTTCACCTGGGCCGCGAACAACCAAACACGTTTCTTAATGACGTGCACCATCGAATGGTCCGGAAAAAGTTGGCTGAAAG GTCCTATTGAGAAGGGTGCTATTGATGGTCAGGGAACGTTCGGGAGCGATCTCATCAGTGCACTCAGAGCTGCTGTTGCTCCTCGTGCTCGCGCCGCCTCCAAGGTAGGaggcaaagggaaaggaCGCCGCAAGAGGGGAGATGTTGCCAACGAGGAagcggctgctgctgctgccaaAGCAGCAAGCGATGCGACCAAGCAACAAGCACAGACTTGGGGACCTCTGGAACCTATACGCGGAGTTTTAGAACCTATAGCAGGTATTCTCAAGCCTCTGTGGAACGGAAACTTGGCTGTTCTAGTCATTGGTATATTGCTCTTCCTGATTTTTTTCCGGACACCCTCACAGCCGTCAATGTTGTCACACGACATTGGATGTCCCGGCTATTCATTACCTCAGCGCCTGGCCGCTTATGAGGAGATgtggagaagagaggagagcGAGCTGTGGAGTTGGTTAGAGGACCGCGTGGGGATGGACGGCATGGTCTTCCCAACCGTCAATAGGCCAGGTGAATCGCGGGCGCATGAAAGAGCTCGAAAAATACAGAGCGGGCGTGATTTCATTAACAAGCTAGACGAAGACAAGATGTCAGTTCGCGAGATGGACCACGCTATACGTACCACCCGCGAGAAGCTCGACACTCTTGAAAAGATCTTGACCAATCGGAAAATGCAAGCGACGGCTGGGGAGGACACAATGCATTCGGAATTGTAG